A single genomic interval of Staphylococcus hyicus harbors:
- a CDS encoding 6-phospho-beta-glucosidase — MSQLPNNFLWGGALAANQFEGGYDQDGKGLSVIDVMTAGSPHHPRQITQSIEPHQYYPNHDAIDFYNRYPSDIALFADMHLKCLRTSIAWSRIFPKGDELTPNEEGLRFYDKVIDELLKHHIEPIITLSHFEMPLHLAHHYGGFRSRKVVDAFVKFAEVVFKRYRHKVKYWMTFNEINNQMDTSNPLFLWTNAGVLLNDDEDAEDVLYQVAHHQLIASALAVKVGKSINPNFKIGNMISHVPIYPYSCHPEDIMEAEISNRQRFFFPDVQVRGYYPNYAKKMFEQKQLNIGIRDGDEAILAQGTVDFIGFSYYMSTTVKHRDDGHFNHNPVFGSLPSSIENPYLEKSDWSWAIDPIGLRYTLNTLYNRYQLPLFIVENGLGAVDTIDAHGEIQDDYRIHYLKQHIEAMIQAIDEDGVDVIGYTPWGIIDSVSFTTGEMRKRYGLIHVDRDNHGNGTLKRTKKKSFYWYKKVIDSNGSVLD, encoded by the coding sequence ATGTCACAATTACCAAACAATTTTTTATGGGGTGGCGCGCTCGCAGCAAACCAATTTGAGGGCGGATACGATCAAGATGGCAAAGGACTAAGTGTGATTGATGTAATGACTGCAGGCAGCCCGCATCACCCTCGTCAAATCACACAATCTATAGAACCCCATCAATATTATCCCAATCATGACGCCATTGATTTTTATAACCGCTATCCATCAGACATCGCATTATTTGCTGATATGCATTTGAAATGTCTTCGCACTTCTATCGCGTGGTCACGTATTTTCCCTAAAGGCGATGAACTCACACCTAACGAAGAAGGACTTCGTTTTTATGACAAAGTGATTGATGAACTACTCAAACATCATATTGAACCTATCATCACCCTTTCTCACTTCGAAATGCCCTTGCACCTTGCACATCACTACGGGGGTTTTAGAAGTAGAAAGGTCGTCGATGCATTTGTAAAATTTGCTGAAGTGGTTTTCAAGCGCTATCGACACAAAGTCAAATATTGGATGACATTTAATGAAATTAACAATCAAATGGACACGAGTAACCCTCTATTTTTATGGACGAATGCAGGCGTTTTGTTGAACGATGATGAGGATGCTGAAGACGTATTATATCAAGTCGCCCATCATCAACTTATTGCAAGCGCCCTCGCAGTAAAAGTGGGAAAATCCATTAACCCTAACTTTAAAATTGGCAATATGATATCTCACGTTCCGATTTATCCATATTCTTGTCATCCGGAAGATATAATGGAAGCAGAAATAAGTAATAGGCAGCGCTTTTTCTTCCCTGACGTTCAAGTGAGAGGATATTATCCAAATTATGCTAAAAAGATGTTTGAACAAAAACAACTAAATATCGGAATACGCGATGGTGATGAAGCGATATTAGCTCAAGGTACCGTAGACTTTATCGGCTTTAGTTACTATATGTCTACAACAGTGAAACATAGAGACGATGGCCACTTTAATCACAATCCTGTTTTTGGCAGTTTACCAAGCTCCATAGAAAACCCTTACCTTGAAAAAAGTGATTGGTCTTGGGCTATTGACCCCATAGGATTACGCTATACACTCAATACACTCTATAATCGTTATCAACTGCCCCTATTTATCGTAGAAAATGGTTTAGGTGCCGTCGATACAATCGATGCACACGGTGAAATACAGGATGACTACCGTATTCATTATTTAAAACAACATATCGAAGCTATGATTCAAGCAATTGACGAAGATGGTGTTGACGTCATAGGATACACACCGTGGGGCATCATAGACAGTGTGTCTTTTACTACAGGAGAAATGAGAAAACGCTATGGTCTCATACATGTAGACCGTGATAATCACGGTAATGGGACATTAAAGCGAACAAAGAAAAAATCATTCTACTGGTATAAAAAAGTCATTGATTCTAACGGATCTGTATTAGACTAG
- a CDS encoding GntR family transcriptional regulator: MTQSQPKFLNIYNTLFEEIQMGKFPGGQALPTEKVLCERFGVSRMTLRQAIKILVEDGVIESIRGKGHIVIPQMRVHHASSVTLLEHPLHQMSRHAMTLGSLNYRVDLESEYTNHLFTDHPSAVIAMERYYFEKDNESNHADALCFTFIPVNVIDTFKINTQSERQMRQFVEETVYMNAYQSDLKYSITKAPIFKNHKHIFEGGASCWLVVENVYGNHTSPILVNKWYLPQERFEIIVSRVRTDHTN, from the coding sequence GTGACACAATCGCAGCCAAAGTTTTTAAACATTTATAATACGTTGTTCGAAGAGATTCAAATGGGAAAGTTTCCAGGAGGGCAAGCACTCCCAACTGAGAAAGTATTGTGTGAGCGTTTTGGTGTGAGTCGGATGACATTACGTCAAGCGATTAAAATTCTCGTTGAAGATGGTGTGATTGAAAGTATTCGTGGTAAAGGTCACATTGTCATTCCGCAAATGAGGGTACATCACGCATCAAGTGTGACATTGTTAGAACACCCGCTACATCAAATGTCACGCCACGCTATGACGTTAGGTTCATTGAACTATCGTGTAGATTTAGAAAGTGAGTATACGAACCATCTATTTACAGATCATCCTTCTGCTGTCATTGCAATGGAGCGTTATTATTTTGAAAAAGATAATGAAAGTAACCATGCAGATGCACTGTGTTTTACATTTATTCCAGTGAATGTCATTGATACTTTTAAAATTAATACTCAAAGTGAACGTCAAATGCGTCAATTTGTAGAAGAAACAGTTTATATGAATGCATACCAATCTGATTTGAAATACTCGATTACAAAAGCACCTATCTTTAAAAATCATAAGCATATTTTTGAAGGCGGCGCTTCATGTTGGCTTGTCGTTGAAAATGTATATGGTAATCACACGAGTCCAATTTTAGTTAATAAATGGTATTTACCGCAAGAACGTTTTGAAATCATCGTCTCACGTGTGAGAACAGATCATACAAATTAG
- a CDS encoding CPBP family intramembrane glutamic endopeptidase — translation MKKHYLFLALYMFVMGLGLIITKHVFNTSYESAHFGQTFLPFMAILAIMTVIYGLRHKSSLVLAPASGHGWLFILPFITITLLGIFTLVENANADLMFVLPMIDAILIGIAEEGAFRGIILGGLARRMKPIYAVFLSAVLFAALHLLNVLGGVTFSDVLNQMLSTLLMGIFLGAVYIYTRNILYPIFFHFIWDYVFLNNGLGSVSFAPMLFIGTVVLEVIVIVWILWKMRNVQTLMPKSGDTSIKH, via the coding sequence ATGAAAAAGCATTATTTATTTTTAGCGCTTTATATGTTTGTCATGGGTTTGGGTTTGATTATTACAAAACACGTGTTCAATACGTCATATGAATCAGCACATTTTGGACAAACCTTTTTGCCGTTCATGGCAATACTTGCTATAATGACTGTCATTTATGGATTGCGTCATAAATCATCACTCGTGTTAGCGCCAGCAAGTGGGCACGGATGGTTATTCATTTTACCATTTATTACTATTACGCTACTTGGTATATTCACTTTAGTAGAAAATGCCAATGCAGATTTAATGTTTGTATTGCCAATGATTGATGCGATATTGATTGGTATTGCAGAAGAAGGCGCGTTTAGAGGTATTATTTTAGGTGGATTGGCACGACGCATGAAACCTATTTATGCTGTATTTTTATCAGCTGTTTTATTTGCTGCGTTGCACTTATTAAATGTTCTTGGTGGTGTGACGTTTAGCGATGTCTTGAACCAAATGCTATCAACGTTATTGATGGGTATCTTTTTAGGAGCTGTGTATATTTATACACGAAACATTTTATACCCAATTTTCTTCCATTTCATTTGGGATTATGTTTTCTTAAATAACGGATTAGGTTCCGTATCCTTTGCACCAATGTTATTTATTGGCACAGTAGTATTAGAAGTTATCGTTATCGTTTGGATTCTTTGGAAAATGAGAAATGTACAAACGCTTATGCCGAAAAGTGGCGACACCTCTATCAAACATTAA
- a CDS encoding GNAT family N-acetyltransferase: MVVSSGDYDLNILPGLAAIEGDEIIGILTFLVFEAHVEIISLHCSEQNKGVGTRLINMMDDVVKQYQKHKLKVITTNDNLDALRFYQKRGFRIVNVIPNAVETARAKKPDIPKLSESGIPIKDELVLLKTYA, translated from the coding sequence ATGGTGGTATCTTCCGGAGATTATGACTTGAATATATTACCTGGCCTAGCTGCAATAGAAGGTGATGAAATTATCGGTATATTAACTTTTTTAGTGTTTGAGGCCCATGTAGAAATCATATCTCTACATTGTTCAGAGCAAAATAAAGGGGTAGGCACACGTCTCATTAATATGATGGATGATGTTGTAAAACAATATCAAAAACATAAGTTAAAAGTGATTACCACAAATGACAATTTGGATGCATTACGATTTTATCAAAAGCGGGGGTTTAGGATTGTCAATGTGATACCAAATGCTGTAGAAACTGCTAGAGCTAAAAAGCCTGACATTCCAAAATTGAGTGAGTCGGGCATTCCTATAAAAGATGAATTGGTTTTATTAAAAACATATGCTTAA
- a CDS encoding CPBP family intramembrane glutamic endopeptidase: MEKHTKFIIAYFIVSGLGMSIMNFGLGIEYGTENFLFSYIAVLVILALMASIYGLRYRASFSMQTPKPEKTFFYFLPFIPFVTLTVLALITASATFSFTPLYLFPLVTSLIIGIAEEGAFRGILLGGLARHMKPIYAVLISALLFALLHLKNVVGGLPLPDATLQAVTTIPIGLFLGVLYVYTRQIIFPILFHMFWDYIFISNVYDAFKYAQQFLNVIEYSLYIVTAILLVHMIKMPPFGRKIEENPEKP, from the coding sequence ATGGAAAAACACACTAAGTTCATCATCGCATATTTTATTGTCTCAGGTTTAGGTATGAGTATTATGAACTTTGGGCTGGGTATCGAATATGGTACTGAGAATTTCCTATTCTCCTATATTGCAGTACTTGTGATTTTAGCTCTGATGGCTAGTATTTATGGTTTACGTTATAGAGCGTCATTTTCAATGCAAACGCCGAAACCAGAGAAAACATTTTTTTACTTCTTACCATTTATTCCCTTTGTAACATTGACGGTTTTGGCACTCATTACAGCAAGTGCAACGTTTAGTTTCACACCGCTTTATTTGTTTCCACTCGTGACTTCATTAATTATAGGTATTGCGGAAGAAGGCGCATTCAGAGGGATTTTACTTGGGGGACTTGCACGTCATATGAAACCAATCTACGCGGTCTTGATTTCAGCACTCCTTTTTGCGCTATTACATTTGAAGAATGTCGTAGGTGGCTTGCCATTACCTGATGCAACTTTACAAGCTGTGACAACGATTCCTATTGGACTCTTCTTAGGTGTACTCTACGTCTATACTCGACAAATTATTTTCCCAATATTGTTTCACATGTTTTGGGACTATATTTTTATCTCAAATGTATACGATGCGTTTAAATATGCACAACAATTTTTAAATGTGATTGAATACTCATTGTATATTGTTACGGCGATATTATTAGTTCACATGATTAAAATGCCGCCTTTCGGTAGAAAGATAGAAGAAAACCCAGAAAAGCCATAG
- a CDS encoding tetracycline resistance MFS efflux pump — protein MMDYVKVKRAVPILLFLFVFSLVIDNSFKLISVAIADDLNISVTTVSWQATLAGLVIGIGAVVYASLSDAISIRTLFIYGVFLIIIGSIIGYIFQHQFALVLAGRIIQTAGLAAAETLYVIYVAKYLSKDDQKTYLGLSTSSYSLSLVIGTLSGGFISTYLHWTNMFLIALIVIFTLPFLFKLLPKENNTNKAHLDFIGLILVATIATTVMLFITNFNWLYMIGALIAIAVFALYIKNAKHPLVDKSFFQNKRYASFLFIVFVMYAIQLGYIFTFPFIMQQIYHFELDTTSLLLIPGYLVAVVTGALSGKIGNYLTSKQATITAIVLIALSLFLPSFTVGQHVSIFVISMIFFAGSFALMYAPLLNETIRTIDIHMTGVAIGFYNLIINVAVSVGIAIAAALIDLKALNFPGNNAVETHFGVILFILGLMSLVGLALFIILNRWTKSEVSKES, from the coding sequence ATGATGGATTATGTCAAAGTTAAAAGAGCTGTACCAATATTACTATTTTTATTCGTTTTCAGTTTAGTCATTGATAATTCATTTAAGCTCATTTCAGTTGCAATTGCTGATGATTTAAATATTTCAGTGACGACCGTGAGTTGGCAAGCGACACTTGCGGGTCTAGTAATTGGGATCGGTGCAGTGGTATATGCGTCTTTATCTGATGCCATTAGCATTCGTACATTATTTATTTATGGTGTATTTTTAATTATTATCGGGTCAATTATTGGCTATATTTTCCAACATCAATTTGCGCTCGTATTGGCAGGCCGTATTATCCAAACAGCAGGACTTGCTGCAGCAGAAACGTTATATGTCATTTATGTCGCAAAGTATTTATCTAAAGATGATCAGAAAACATATCTTGGATTGAGTACGAGTAGCTATTCCTTATCACTTGTTATTGGGACATTGTCTGGTGGATTTATTTCAACGTATTTACATTGGACAAACATGTTTCTCATCGCATTAATTGTGATATTTACATTGCCATTTTTATTTAAATTATTACCAAAAGAAAATAATACAAATAAAGCCCATTTGGACTTTATTGGATTGATTTTAGTAGCAACTATTGCGACAACAGTGATGTTATTTATCACCAACTTTAATTGGTTATATATGATTGGCGCATTGATTGCCATAGCAGTATTTGCGTTATACATTAAAAATGCCAAACATCCACTAGTGGATAAATCATTTTTCCAAAACAAACGCTATGCATCATTCTTATTTATTGTATTTGTCATGTATGCGATTCAATTGGGCTATATTTTTACATTCCCATTTATCATGCAACAAATTTATCATTTTGAATTAGATACAACGTCACTCTTATTAATTCCAGGTTATTTAGTTGCAGTGGTTACAGGGGCATTGAGTGGGAAAATTGGTAATTACTTAACATCCAAACAAGCAACGATTACAGCAATTGTTCTCATTGCACTCAGCCTATTCTTACCATCATTTACTGTAGGTCAACACGTCTCAATATTTGTGATTTCGATGATCTTCTTTGCAGGTAGCTTTGCGTTAATGTATGCACCATTATTGAACGAAACGATTCGCACTATTGATATTCATATGACAGGTGTCGCAATTGGATTCTACAATTTAATTATTAACGTGGCAGTTTCAGTCGGAATAGCAATCGCAGCTGCTTTAATTGATTTAAAAGCGTTGAATTTCCCTGGAAATAATGCTGTTGAAACGCATTTTGGCGTTATCTTGTTTATACTTGGTTTGATGAGTTTGGTGGGTCTAGCATTATTTATAATATTGAATAGATGGACAAAATCGGAAGTTAGTAAAGAAAGTTAA
- a CDS encoding GntR family transcriptional regulator, translating to MLKYEEIAQQIRSMLEDGVYQAGDRLPNIEQLKMKYCVSKSTVIKALETLEKNGYIYQSRGSGIFVRSPKRSGYINLFTSNGFTDDLKHHTVTSQVLEVQNIKHPNEEIRHQLHLNEHDAVYYVKRVRYIDGVVLCIEHAYFSQKLVPYMSEDIAKGSIFQYLEDNLKIKIGYSDIYFHVDTLTEEEADLLHHKTGDPTLRYEQVFYTKTGVPFDYSQIVFDQHNAQFYIPSIK from the coding sequence ATGTTAAAGTATGAAGAAATTGCACAGCAGATTCGTAGCATGTTAGAAGACGGCGTTTACCAAGCGGGTGACCGTCTACCTAATATCGAACAATTAAAAATGAAATATTGCGTCAGTAAGAGTACAGTGATTAAAGCACTTGAAACGTTAGAGAAAAACGGCTATATCTATCAGTCTCGTGGAAGTGGTATATTTGTTAGAAGTCCCAAAAGGTCAGGGTACATTAATTTATTTACAAGTAATGGTTTTACAGACGATTTAAAACATCATACTGTTACGAGCCAAGTACTTGAGGTTCAAAACATTAAACATCCTAATGAAGAGATTCGGCACCAATTGCATTTAAATGAGCATGATGCGGTTTATTATGTTAAAAGAGTCCGCTATATCGATGGGGTAGTTTTGTGCATCGAACATGCCTATTTTAGTCAAAAATTAGTGCCCTATATGAGTGAAGATATCGCTAAAGGATCAATCTTTCAATATTTGGAAGACAATTTGAAAATAAAGATTGGCTATTCAGATATTTATTTTCATGTAGACACATTGACGGAAGAAGAAGCGGATTTACTGCATCATAAAACAGGCGATCCCACCCTTAGATATGAACAAGTTTTCTATACAAAGACGGGTGTGCCATTCGATTATAGTCAAATTGTTTTCGATCAACACAATGCGCAATTTTATATTCCTTCTATTAAATGA
- the deoD gene encoding purine-nucleoside phosphorylase has translation MKATPHIKPMNDVEIAETVLLPGDPLRAKFIAETYLEDVQQFNTVRNMYGYTGTYKGKKVSVMGSGMGIPSIGIYSYELIHTFGCKKLIRVGSCGAMQENINLYDVIIAQGASTDSNYVNQYQLPGHFSPIASYHLLEKAVAKARDNGTTYHVGNILSSDIFYNADETASKRWMRMGILGVEMESAALYMNATYAGVEALGIFTVSDHLIREEFTTPEERERAFTDMIEIALSLA, from the coding sequence ATGAAAGCAACACCACATATTAAACCGATGAACGACGTGGAAATCGCCGAAACGGTGTTATTACCAGGGGACCCATTACGCGCAAAATTTATTGCTGAAACGTATTTAGAAGACGTACAACAATTTAATACGGTACGTAATATGTATGGATATACGGGAACGTACAAAGGCAAGAAAGTGTCTGTGATGGGCTCAGGCATGGGGATTCCGTCTATAGGCATCTACTCTTATGAGTTAATTCATACATTTGGCTGTAAAAAATTAATCCGTGTAGGTTCTTGCGGAGCGATGCAAGAAAATATTAACTTGTATGATGTGATCATTGCGCAAGGCGCGTCTACGGATTCAAATTATGTTAATCAGTATCAATTACCAGGTCATTTTTCACCAATTGCATCATATCATTTACTTGAAAAAGCCGTAGCTAAAGCACGTGACAACGGAACAACATATCATGTAGGGAATATTTTATCGAGCGACATTTTCTACAACGCAGATGAGACAGCATCAAAACGTTGGATGCGCATGGGTATTTTAGGTGTTGAAATGGAATCTGCAGCACTTTATATGAATGCGACGTATGCGGGCGTTGAAGCTTTAGGTATTTTTACCGTGAGCGATCACTTAATTCGAGAAGAATTTACGACTCCAGAAGAAAGAGAACGTGCGTTTACGGATATGATTGAAATTGCACTTTCTTTAGCATAA
- a CDS encoding helix-turn-helix domain-containing protein, whose amino-acid sequence MIKIKLDEVLKEKNISLTELSEAVDITIANLSILKTGKAKAIRFSTLEAICAYLECQPGDIIEHVKNK is encoded by the coding sequence ATGATTAAAATAAAATTAGACGAAGTACTGAAAGAAAAAAACATATCATTAACAGAATTATCAGAAGCAGTAGACATCACGATAGCCAATTTATCCATTTTAAAGACCGGAAAAGCTAAAGCCATTCGTTTTAGTACATTAGAAGCAATTTGCGCTTATTTAGAGTGTCAACCTGGGGATATCATAGAACATGTTAAAAATAAATAG
- a CDS encoding DUF418 domain-containing protein codes for MGILFMNALGVHYFTVFDEPFHYYKDSWSQFLYQLNLVFIQNAFYPIFAFLFGVGLAIMYTNMVNKGMKPGIVLYRRIIAMLAFGLIHGYFLYNGDILHTYATLGLVIIPFLFIHRRYALMISIGLLLLNFLLYVSSLFNEQATKLIPFNRNPHTTEILQSGHILEIIKWNMNEFNQVNTMLSVGNFFAGILTVFPFIMLGTWAYRFELFDKMRRHLKVISVISVMALAIGIFIKMQSFDVIGSAIAPQIVFVGGTFMAIGYFCLVTLLCQLPKSAKALNPMVAVGKLGFTVYITQSVILFFVFYILRLYGMMTISQVYLLIIGVVVLQIVACNIYMKFYKMGPLEWLWRKITYLK; via the coding sequence ATGGGAATATTATTTATGAATGCTTTAGGTGTTCATTATTTTACAGTTTTTGATGAACCTTTCCATTACTACAAAGATTCCTGGAGTCAATTTTTATATCAACTTAATTTAGTGTTTATACAGAACGCTTTCTATCCTATATTTGCCTTTTTATTTGGTGTAGGGCTAGCGATTATGTATACCAATATGGTCAATAAAGGCATGAAACCAGGTATCGTATTATATCGGCGTATTATTGCGATGCTAGCATTTGGGCTCATTCACGGTTATTTCTTATATAATGGTGATATTTTACACACATATGCTACGCTTGGATTAGTCATTATACCATTTTTATTTATTCATCGTCGTTATGCGTTGATGATATCTATAGGCTTATTACTTTTGAATTTCTTACTGTACGTGTCATCGCTATTCAATGAGCAGGCGACGAAGTTAATTCCATTCAATCGCAATCCACATACGACAGAAATTTTGCAAAGCGGACACATTTTGGAAATCATTAAATGGAATATGAATGAGTTTAACCAAGTTAACACGATGTTAAGTGTAGGTAATTTCTTTGCAGGTATTTTAACCGTTTTTCCATTTATTATGCTAGGTACATGGGCATATCGATTCGAGTTGTTCGATAAAATGCGTCGTCATTTGAAGGTTATTTCGGTGATTAGTGTGATGGCCTTAGCCATCGGTATTTTCATTAAAATGCAATCATTTGATGTGATAGGCTCTGCAATTGCACCACAAATTGTGTTTGTCGGTGGAACGTTTATGGCTATTGGCTATTTCTGCCTCGTGACGCTATTATGCCAGCTTCCAAAATCAGCAAAAGCGTTAAACCCTATGGTGGCTGTTGGTAAATTAGGATTCACAGTATATATTACGCAAAGTGTCATTTTGTTCTTTGTATTTTACATTTTAAGATTATACGGTATGATGACGATAAGTCAGGTTTATCTTCTAATTATCGGTGTGGTTGTACTGCAAATTGTCGCATGTAATATATATATGAAATTCTATAAGATGGGGCCACTTGAATGGTTATGGCGTAAAATCACATATTTAAAATAA